The Thiorhodovibrio litoralis genome includes a window with the following:
- a CDS encoding class I SAM-dependent methyltransferase, which produces MTDWTAGYVADLGYTHGYYNELNPTRIALALLQAGLALPRITTACELGFGQGLSLNLHAAASPVRWWGTDFNPSQAAFAQELTRIAGSEARVFDDAFADFAQRHDLPGFDFIALHGIWSWISDENRRVIAEFARRHLNPGGVLYISYNCFPGWAAFVPLRELLKAHTDILGAPGQGRVGRIDGAIGFVERLLATNPAYARENPAIAARFNKLKEHNRAYLAHEYFNRDWAPMSLGTMAEWLQPAKLDYAGSAHPLDAIDAIHLTEEQRTLLAEIPDPLFRAGVRNFMVNQQFRRDYWVKGPRRLNALEQRAQIRALRLVLTTSGADVPIKVTGTLGKATLNEALYTALLEILTDHQPRTFAQIEQALVGKKIAFAQLWETVRILAGGGHLHLAQDEAVASERRTHTDALNAHLMQQARGSDAIRFLASPVTGGGIHVDRFHQLFLLARQQGRQMPADWAAFVWEQLKAQGQRVLKEGKALESEADNLAHLTGEAESFAAKRLAVMEALQVA; this is translated from the coding sequence ATGACCGACTGGACCGCCGGCTATGTCGCCGACCTGGGCTACACCCACGGTTACTACAACGAACTCAACCCCACCCGCATCGCCCTGGCTCTGCTGCAAGCCGGTCTGGCGCTACCCCGGATCACCACCGCCTGCGAGCTCGGCTTCGGCCAGGGCCTGAGTCTGAACCTGCACGCCGCCGCCAGCCCGGTGCGCTGGTGGGGCACCGACTTCAACCCGAGCCAGGCCGCTTTCGCCCAAGAGCTCACCCGCATTGCCGGCAGCGAGGCGCGGGTGTTCGACGACGCCTTTGCCGACTTCGCCCAGCGCCACGATCTGCCCGGGTTCGACTTCATCGCCCTGCACGGCATCTGGAGCTGGATCAGCGACGAGAATCGCCGGGTGATTGCCGAGTTCGCGCGCCGGCATCTCAACCCCGGTGGCGTGCTCTACATCAGCTACAACTGCTTTCCCGGCTGGGCCGCCTTCGTGCCGCTGCGCGAACTGCTCAAGGCGCATACCGATATCCTTGGCGCACCCGGCCAGGGGCGGGTCGGGCGCATTGATGGCGCCATCGGTTTTGTCGAGCGGCTGCTCGCGACCAATCCCGCCTATGCGCGGGAAAACCCCGCCATCGCCGCGCGCTTCAATAAGCTCAAGGAGCACAACCGCGCCTATCTGGCGCACGAATACTTCAACCGCGACTGGGCGCCGATGTCGCTGGGCACGATGGCCGAGTGGCTGCAACCGGCCAAGCTCGACTATGCCGGCAGCGCCCATCCGCTCGATGCCATCGATGCCATTCACCTGACCGAAGAGCAACGCACACTGCTCGCCGAGATCCCCGACCCGCTGTTTCGCGCCGGTGTGCGCAACTTCATGGTCAACCAGCAGTTTCGCCGCGACTACTGGGTCAAAGGCCCTCGCCGGCTCAATGCGCTCGAGCAGCGTGCGCAAATCCGCGCGCTGCGTCTGGTGTTGACCACCTCGGGAGCGGATGTGCCGATCAAGGTCACTGGTACCTTGGGCAAGGCCACGTTAAACGAGGCACTGTACACCGCACTGCTTGAGATACTGACCGACCATCAACCACGCACGTTCGCGCAGATCGAACAAGCACTAGTGGGGAAGAAGATCGCCTTCGCCCAGCTTTGGGAGACGGTGCGCATTCTCGCCGGCGGCGGGCATCTGCACCTGGCCCAGGACGAGGCCGTTGCCTCCGAACGCCGCACGCACACCGACGCGCTCAATGCCCACCTGATGCAGCAGGCGCGCGGCAGCGACGCCATTCGTTTCCTGGCCAGCCCGGTCACCGGCGGTGGGATCCATGTGGATCGCTTCCATCAGCTCTTTCTGCTCGCCCGTCAGCAAGGCCGCCAGATGCCCGCCGACTGGGCCGCCTTCGTCTGGGAGCAACTCAAGGCGCAAGGTCAGCGGGTACTCAAGGAGGGCAAGGCACTGGAGAGCGAGGCGGACAACCTGGCGCATCTGACCGGCGAGGCGGAGAGCTTCGCGGCGAAGCGGTTGGCGGTGATGGAGGCGTTGCAGGTCGCTTAA
- a CDS encoding FkbM family methyltransferase — protein MSKSKRKKTQAMARPRAAGTRAASAALAGAHQRLTALFDRGEDVAGRAAAQALVAANEQDAFAWKVLGTIEVRLGETQAGVAALRRALALAPKDASVLNSLGRAHADLGDPAQAEQYYRRALALVPGYPEAQRNLGNLLLSQDAPQAALAAFEQAIARRPGYVAAHIDRGLALRALGRFDEALQACETALRLDPRSARAHCNRGSLLFHQSRSREAVQAYDAALALDPNLVEAHYNRGNALHRLGQLRAAEAAFRRALALDASLAMAHNNLGNTLQLLGRLDEAEAAHEQARRLNPVAFYTDSNRLFGFNYRDDVARETVFAAHRAYAQPAQAPVWRAAPGEEARRRLRVGLVSADFAIHSVAFFLSAWLEHHGREAVELFAYANGERTDAMTHWCRARVAHWVPCAALDDHALAARIAADRIDVLVDLAGHSGKNRLPVFAERAAPVQVTWLGYPNTTGLTAMDYRLVDAVTDPPEADAFHSERLLRLPDGFLCYRPPEPVRNLQACQPPSTERSSLTFVSFNNLAKLGPGILARWARILIAVPGSRLMLKSGLAADVRVWDTVIEQLARAGVAAERIEGLPRTPRQADHFPWYHQADIALDTFPYNGTTTTVEALWMGVPVVTECGDRHAARVGASILTRLELPELIAQDADDYVRIVVELAQDPERLRRYRATLRPRLEASALRDEVGFTRTFEWALREMWRIHCAGEAPRVFEVPSQRDPNQPTPTQAAERALAEGALERLAPTPPMPDAMPSQSPMPSPDTHWTLTIADEVKVCVPPDVRRMTAYVLLEQEDWFEAELPFLRELVQPGMGVLDIGANHGLYALSLAKRLRGQGRVIACEPASAPADMLKRSIAANGFGDVLTLLRVGLSDHQGEATLTIGANSELNTLNAEAGAAPGQTETVRLTTLDALLDSANWPAGFQVDVLKLDAEGEEIRILQGGAYFFAEQNPLVLFEWKHGNAPNTGLLEAFAALGYDRYRLVPGLQALAPVLPDEELDGYQLNLFACKPSRAAQLQASGWLLTSAEVNAEAPAPVRRWAEALQGLPFVASIKADGATLPAWQRLDRAGDVHWAQYEAALDACLSAADAGQSLSARWAWLRHSRARLEQLAEAGDAHLATILLRIRVLSACGERAAAAKLNGKLIKVFDQQRLQVKLDRPFLPPSARFDDCEPRAMGKECAMAAWLRAAMHESRERLRAHSSYFQCNTGLFRQLGANPNRSFEMDRRIALQAWLTGAPMRLDSTHPLRAGPVGPAHRNRAWWQRVGKEVRDVCGPRRIGRPVASDGYRWVFCAGMQRSGSTWSYNVTRHLMAQAKGAAAVTAGYCGEGRRVDARLNEQAAVAGYHVLKFHGATSGAIDLAGQGAAKVIVTYRPPMNAVASMVDFFGAKLEHAVGQIIRSIDDMRRWRATGHALFIAFDDLMLRDVASIRRIARFLDVKAADEVIERIARETSFSATQQRAEALDSKGAVLIKAGDSHYDPESLLHVGHAPLGQDRDWRRQLTAEQQAYALKALDRWIDAGGGWRPDAFCDEEVGPVSYQGRE, from the coding sequence GTGAGCAAGAGCAAGCGCAAGAAGACACAAGCGATGGCACGGCCGCGCGCGGCGGGAACCCGAGCCGCGTCGGCGGCGCTGGCGGGCGCGCACCAGCGGCTGACGGCGCTCTTTGATCGCGGTGAGGATGTGGCTGGACGGGCGGCGGCGCAGGCGCTGGTGGCGGCGAATGAACAGGACGCCTTTGCCTGGAAGGTGCTGGGCACCATTGAGGTGCGCTTGGGCGAGACGCAGGCAGGCGTGGCGGCGCTGCGCCGCGCGCTGGCGCTGGCGCCCAAGGATGCCTCGGTCTTGAACAGCCTGGGACGGGCGCATGCGGACTTGGGCGACCCGGCGCAGGCCGAGCAGTATTACCGCCGGGCGTTGGCGCTGGTGCCGGGCTACCCCGAGGCGCAGCGCAATTTGGGCAATCTGCTGCTATCGCAAGACGCGCCGCAGGCGGCATTGGCGGCGTTCGAACAGGCCATCGCGCGGCGCCCGGGGTATGTCGCGGCCCATATCGACCGCGGATTGGCCTTGCGGGCGTTGGGGCGTTTTGACGAGGCGCTGCAGGCGTGCGAGACGGCCTTGCGCCTGGATCCGCGCTCAGCGCGGGCGCATTGCAATCGTGGCAGTTTGCTCTTTCATCAAAGTCGCTCGCGCGAGGCGGTGCAGGCTTACGATGCCGCGTTGGCGCTTGATCCGAATCTCGTGGAGGCGCACTACAACCGGGGCAATGCCTTGCATCGGCTGGGGCAACTGCGCGCGGCGGAGGCGGCCTTTCGCCGCGCGTTGGCCCTGGATGCAAGCTTGGCCATGGCGCATAACAATCTGGGTAACACGCTGCAGTTGCTCGGGCGCCTGGATGAGGCCGAAGCCGCGCATGAACAGGCGCGGCGCCTGAATCCGGTGGCGTTTTACACTGACTCTAACCGGTTGTTTGGGTTTAATTATCGCGACGATGTCGCGCGCGAGACCGTGTTCGCGGCGCACCGCGCCTACGCCCAGCCGGCGCAGGCGCCGGTGTGGCGGGCGGCGCCGGGCGAGGAGGCGCGGCGGCGGTTGCGCGTGGGCTTGGTGTCGGCGGACTTTGCCATCCATTCGGTGGCCTTCTTTCTCAGCGCTTGGCTGGAGCACCATGGCCGCGAGGCAGTGGAGTTGTTTGCCTATGCCAATGGCGAGCGCACGGATGCGATGACGCATTGGTGCCGGGCGCGGGTCGCGCACTGGGTGCCGTGCGCGGCGTTGGATGACCACGCGCTTGCGGCGCGGATTGCTGCCGACCGAATTGATGTACTGGTGGATTTGGCGGGTCACAGCGGCAAGAACCGGCTGCCGGTGTTTGCCGAGCGGGCGGCGCCGGTCCAAGTGACCTGGCTCGGCTATCCTAACACCACCGGGCTGACAGCGATGGATTATCGGTTGGTGGATGCGGTGACCGACCCGCCGGAGGCCGATGCCTTTCACAGTGAGCGGCTGCTGCGGTTGCCAGACGGGTTTCTGTGCTATCGCCCACCAGAGCCGGTGCGGAATCTGCAGGCGTGCCAGCCGCCGAGCACCGAGCGGTCTTCGCTGACCTTTGTTTCCTTTAACAATCTTGCCAAACTTGGGCCAGGGATTCTGGCGCGCTGGGCGCGTATTCTCATCGCCGTGCCCGGCTCGCGGCTAATGTTAAAGAGCGGTCTGGCGGCGGATGTGCGCGTTTGGGATACGGTCATCGAGCAATTGGCGCGCGCGGGGGTGGCGGCTGAGCGAATTGAGGGATTACCGCGAACGCCGCGTCAGGCCGACCATTTTCCGTGGTATCACCAGGCGGATATCGCCCTCGATACCTTTCCCTACAACGGCACCACCACCACGGTGGAGGCGTTGTGGATGGGCGTGCCAGTCGTCACCGAATGCGGCGACCGCCATGCCGCGCGCGTCGGCGCGAGCATCCTGACCCGGCTGGAGCTGCCGGAGCTGATCGCCCAGGACGCCGATGACTATGTGCGCATCGTCGTTGAACTGGCGCAAGACCCCGAGCGCCTGCGCCGGTATCGCGCCACCTTGCGCCCCAGACTGGAAGCCAGCGCCCTGCGCGATGAGGTCGGCTTCACCCGCACCTTCGAGTGGGCGCTGCGCGAGATGTGGCGCATTCACTGCGCCGGCGAGGCGCCGCGGGTTTTCGAGGTGCCCTCGCAGCGCGATCCCAATCAGCCCACGCCGACTCAGGCCGCCGAGCGCGCGCTGGCTGAAGGGGCGCTGGAGCGCCTAGCGCCGACCCCGCCGATGCCTGATGCGATGCCCAGCCAGTCGCCGATGCCCTCGCCCGACACCCACTGGACCCTGACCATCGCCGACGAGGTGAAGGTGTGCGTGCCGCCCGACGTGCGGCGTATGACGGCCTATGTGCTGCTGGAGCAGGAGGACTGGTTCGAGGCCGAGCTGCCGTTTTTGCGCGAGCTGGTGCAACCGGGCATGGGCGTGCTCGACATCGGCGCCAATCATGGCCTCTATGCCCTGAGTCTGGCCAAGCGGCTGCGCGGGCAGGGGCGGGTGATCGCCTGCGAGCCGGCCAGCGCGCCCGCTGACATGCTTAAGCGCAGTATCGCCGCGAATGGCTTTGGGGATGTGCTCACCCTGCTGCGCGTCGGCCTGTCCGATCACCAGGGCGAAGCGACGCTCACCATCGGCGCCAACAGCGAGCTGAACACTCTGAACGCCGAGGCCGGCGCCGCACCCGGTCAGACCGAGACCGTACGCCTGACCACCCTGGATGCGCTGCTGGACTCCGCCAACTGGCCCGCCGGCTTCCAGGTCGATGTCCTCAAGCTCGACGCCGAGGGCGAGGAAATTCGCATCCTCCAAGGCGGGGCGTACTTCTTCGCCGAGCAAAACCCGCTGGTGCTCTTTGAGTGGAAACACGGCAATGCACCCAACACCGGTCTGCTCGAAGCCTTCGCCGCGCTCGGCTACGACCGCTATCGGCTGGTGCCGGGGTTGCAGGCGCTGGCGCCCGTCCTGCCCGATGAGGAGCTGGATGGCTATCAGCTCAACCTGTTTGCCTGCAAGCCGAGCCGAGCCGCGCAACTGCAAGCGAGCGGCTGGCTGTTGACCAGTGCTGAAGTCAACGCCGAAGCGCCGGCGCCGGTACGCCGTTGGGCCGAGGCACTCCAAGGGCTGCCGTTTGTTGCGAGTATCAAGGCCGACGGCGCCACGCTCCCTGCCTGGCAGCGGCTGGATCGGGCGGGTGATGTGCATTGGGCTCAGTATGAAGCCGCGTTGGATGCCTGTCTGAGCGCGGCGGATGCCGGCCAATCCTTGAGCGCACGTTGGGCGTGGCTGCGTCACAGCCGGGCGCGGTTGGAGCAGTTGGCCGAGGCCGGGGATGCTCATCTGGCGACAATCTTGCTGCGGATTCGGGTCTTGAGTGCCTGCGGCGAGCGTGCGGCGGCGGCGAAGCTCAATGGGAAGTTAATCAAAGTCTTCGATCAACAACGGCTGCAGGTGAAATTGGATCGACCTTTTCTGCCGCCAAGCGCGCGCTTTGACGATTGTGAACCGCGGGCCATGGGCAAAGAATGTGCGATGGCGGCCTGGTTACGCGCGGCCATGCACGAAAGCCGAGAGCGTCTGCGCGCGCATTCGTCCTATTTCCAGTGCAATACGGGGTTGTTCCGACAGCTGGGTGCGAATCCTAACCGAAGCTTTGAAATGGATCGACGCATCGCGTTGCAAGCTTGGCTGACCGGCGCCCCGATGCGACTGGATTCGACACACCCGTTGCGCGCGGGCCCCGTCGGGCCGGCGCATCGAAATCGGGCATGGTGGCAGCGCGTAGGCAAGGAGGTGCGGGACGTTTGCGGACCACGGCGGATCGGGCGACCGGTGGCGAGCGACGGTTATCGTTGGGTGTTTTGTGCCGGCATGCAGCGCAGCGGGTCGACTTGGTCCTACAATGTCACGCGCCATCTGATGGCTCAGGCCAAAGGCGCGGCGGCGGTCACCGCCGGCTATTGCGGCGAAGGACGACGGGTGGATGCGAGATTGAATGAGCAAGCGGCCGTCGCTGGTTACCATGTGCTGAAGTTCCATGGCGCGACGAGCGGTGCCATTGATTTGGCTGGGCAGGGAGCCGCCAAGGTCATTGTGACCTATCGGCCACCAATGAATGCGGTGGCTTCGATGGTGGATTTTTTTGGCGCAAAGCTGGAACACGCTGTTGGGCAGATCATTCGCAGCATTGACGATATGAGGCGATGGCGAGCGACCGGCCATGCGTTGTTCATCGCCTTCGATGATTTGATGCTCCGCGATGTCGCGTCGATTCGACGGATTGCCCGATTTCTCGACGTTAAAGCCGCGGATGAGGTGATTGAGCGTATCGCGAGAGAGACCAGCTTCAGCGCGACCCAGCAGCGGGCCGAGGCCTTGGACAGCAAAGGCGCGGTGCTGATCAAAGCCGGCGACTCACACTATGACCCTGAGTCGCTGCTCCATGTCGGGCATGCGCCTTTGGGCCAGGACCGCGATTGGCGTCGTCAACTGACCGCTGAACAGCAAGCCTACGCGCTGAAGGCGCTTGATCGCTGGATCGATGCTGGAGGGGGTTGGCGACCGGACGCCTTTTGTGACGAGGAGGTGGGGCCGGTTAGTTACCAGGGGCGGGAATAG
- a CDS encoding SapC family protein, giving the protein MNQVALTKARHGHLRRRLGPLFFLAEQPLAPLAVAEAARAAVDLPLALSRDAQGTLRLVAILGRRAGENVHVGPKGGWLGGYVPTVVRCHPFSLQMNGAEAVVVVDETSDWLSASEGEPLFTPEGAFAPELERLVQLMKTRLPLPVRDRPVLDALDASGVLEPWPELGEGLLRVSAQRLDGLTDQAFLRLREQGGLALAYAQLISAPCLRRMENLTKLGTRLGEQQGRAREREPFVLEDPNAGMLVFDD; this is encoded by the coding sequence ATGAATCAGGTTGCACTGACGAAGGCGCGCCATGGGCATTTGCGTCGGCGGCTGGGACCGCTGTTTTTCCTGGCTGAACAACCCTTGGCGCCGCTTGCGGTCGCGGAGGCGGCGCGCGCGGCGGTTGACCTGCCCTTGGCCTTGAGTCGCGATGCGCAGGGGACGTTGCGCCTGGTGGCCATTCTCGGGCGCCGCGCCGGGGAGAATGTGCATGTCGGGCCGAAAGGCGGTTGGTTGGGCGGTTATGTGCCAACGGTGGTGCGCTGTCATCCTTTCTCGTTGCAGATGAACGGGGCGGAGGCGGTGGTGGTGGTGGATGAAACCTCCGATTGGTTGTCAGCGAGCGAGGGTGAGCCGCTGTTTACCCCCGAGGGCGCTTTCGCGCCCGAGCTGGAGCGACTGGTGCAACTGATGAAGACGCGACTGCCATTGCCGGTGCGCGATCGGCCGGTGCTGGATGCACTGGATGCCAGCGGTGTGCTGGAACCCTGGCCAGAGCTGGGGGAGGGGTTGTTGCGGGTCAGTGCGCAGCGCCTGGATGGGTTGACGGATCAGGCGTTTTTGCGCCTGCGCGAGCAGGGCGGCTTGGCGCTGGCCTATGCGCAACTGATCTCGGCGCCGTGTTTGCGCCGTATGGAGAACCTGACCAAGCTCGGGACGCGCCTGGGCGAGCAGCAGGGGCGCGCGCGGGAACGAGAGCCGTTTGTCCTGGAAGACCCCAACGCCGGGATGCTGGTGTTTGACGACTAA